In a genomic window of Bordetella petrii:
- a CDS encoding ribonucleotide-diphosphate reductase subunit beta, protein MLNWEDDKLAVQPAQSPAPAAGGQPARAATGVFGDAALPTPAAPQHAASLQSSDDAAAHRVKVADKRIINGKTDVNQLVPFKYKWAWEKYLATCANHWMPQEINMSRDIALWKNPNGLTEDERRIVKRNLGFFVTADSLAANNIVLGTYRHITAPECRQFLLRQAFEEAIHTHAYQYIVESLDLDEAEIFNAYNEVPSIRAKDEFLIPFIEAIADPTFHTGTPESDQKLLKSLIVFACLMEGLFFYVGFTQILALGRQNKMTGAAEQYMYILRDESMHCNFGIDLINTIKLENPHLWTPEFREEIRGLFQKAVELEYAYAEDTMPRGVLGLNAPMFKSYLRFIANRRCQQIGIEPLYPQEENPFPWMAEMIDLKKERNFFETRVIEYQTGGTLSWE, encoded by the coding sequence ATGCTTAATTGGGAAGACGACAAACTCGCAGTGCAACCGGCGCAATCGCCCGCCCCCGCGGCGGGCGGGCAGCCGGCCCGCGCCGCCACCGGCGTGTTCGGCGACGCGGCACTGCCTACCCCGGCCGCGCCGCAGCATGCGGCCAGCCTGCAAAGCAGCGACGATGCCGCCGCGCATCGCGTCAAGGTTGCCGACAAGCGCATCATCAACGGCAAGACCGACGTCAACCAGCTGGTGCCGTTCAAATACAAATGGGCCTGGGAAAAATACCTGGCCACCTGCGCCAACCACTGGATGCCGCAGGAAATCAACATGTCGCGCGACATCGCCCTCTGGAAGAACCCCAACGGGCTCACCGAGGACGAACGCCGCATCGTCAAGCGCAACCTGGGTTTCTTCGTCACGGCCGACTCGCTGGCCGCGAACAACATCGTGCTGGGCACCTACCGCCACATCACGGCGCCTGAATGCCGCCAGTTCCTGCTGCGCCAGGCGTTCGAAGAAGCCATCCACACGCACGCCTATCAGTACATCGTCGAAAGCCTCGACCTGGACGAAGCCGAGATCTTCAATGCCTACAACGAAGTCCCGTCCATTCGCGCCAAAGACGAATTCCTGATTCCGTTCATCGAAGCCATCGCCGACCCCACCTTCCATACCGGCACCCCCGAATCCGACCAGAAACTGCTGAAGTCGCTGATCGTGTTTGCGTGCCTGATGGAAGGCCTGTTCTTCTACGTGGGGTTCACGCAGATCCTGGCGCTGGGCCGCCAGAACAAGATGACCGGCGCCGCCGAGCAATACATGTACATCCTGCGCGATGAATCCATGCATTGCAATTTCGGCATCGACCTGATCAACACCATCAAGCTGGAAAACCCCCATCTGTGGACGCCGGAATTCCGCGAGGAAATCCGCGGCCTGTTCCAGAAGGCGGTAGAACTCGAATACGCTTACGCCGAAGACACGATGCCGCGCGGCGTGCTGGGCTTGAACGCACCTATGTTCAAGTCGTACCTGCGCTTCATCGCCAATCGCCGTTGCCAGCAAATTGGGATAGAACCGCTGTATCCCCAGGAGGAAAACCCCTTCCCGTGGATGGCGGAAATGATCGACCTTAAAAAGGAACGCAACTTTTTCGAAACACGCGTGATCGAATACCAGACCGGCGGAACGCTGAGCTGGGAATGA
- a CDS encoding ribonucleoside-diphosphate reductase subunit alpha, which translates to MQTTIASVTRPSAVPPSQTDVPADANGGQWASYNVIRRNGSVVGFEPSKIAIAMTKAFLAVNGGQGAASARVRELVETLASQAVNALVRNRPAGGTFHIEDIQDQVELALMRSGEHDVARAYVLYREKRAQERAAAAEVLEKTAPAVAQESHLNVVDNGVRRPLDLAALRATIEAAGEGLSEFIDTEAILKETVKNLYDGIPVDEVFKSAILSARALVEKDPAYSQVTARLLLHTIRKEVLGEEVSQAGMATRYAEYFPTFIQRGIEGGLLDAKLAEYDLARVGAALDARRDLQFGYLGLQTLYDRYFLHIRGTRIELPQVFFMRVAMGLALRESDREARAIEFYEILSSFDFMSSTPTLFNSGTLHSQLSSCYLTTVSDDLEGIYDAIKENALLAKYAGGLGNDWTPVRALRSHIKGTNGESQGVVPFLKVVNDTAVAVNQGGKRKGAVCTYLETWHLDIEEFLELRKNTGDERRRTHDMNTANWIPDLFMKRVMENGEWTLFSPSDCPDLHDKYGKAFEQAYLGYEAKVASGELKLFKKMPAISLWRKMLSMLFETGHPWITFKDPCNIRSPQQHVGVVHSSNLCTEITLNTNDSEIAVCNLGSVNLVAHMKPAAAGGFELDHDKLKRTVGIAMRMLDNVIDINYYAVKKAKDSNERHRPVGMGIMGFQDCLQMMRVPYASQAAVEFADRSMEAVCYHAYWASSELAQERGRYPSYEGSLWSRGILPQDTLAMLRDERGGHVEVDESSTLDWNALRARIKEHGMRNSNCIAIAPTATISNIIGVSACIEPTFQNLYVKSNLSGEFTVVNDYLVRDLKKLGLWDEVMVADLKYFDGSLSRIDRVPSELRELYATAFEVEPRWLVECASRRQKWIDQAQSLNIYMAGASGKKLDDTYKLAWQRGLKTTYYLRTLGATSAEKSTGRGGELNAVSAGQAATAVTAAAPNLPEPEVLGAVCTMRPGDPGFEECEACQ; encoded by the coding sequence ATGCAGACTACGATCGCCTCTGTGACCCGGCCTTCCGCCGTGCCGCCCTCCCAAACCGATGTTCCCGCCGACGCCAACGGCGGCCAGTGGGCCAGCTACAACGTCATCCGGCGCAATGGCTCCGTGGTGGGGTTCGAGCCCAGCAAGATCGCCATCGCCATGACCAAGGCCTTCCTGGCCGTCAACGGCGGCCAGGGCGCGGCTTCCGCGCGCGTGCGCGAACTGGTCGAGACCCTCGCCTCGCAGGCGGTCAACGCCCTGGTGCGCAACCGCCCGGCCGGCGGCACCTTCCATATTGAAGACATCCAGGACCAGGTCGAACTGGCCCTGATGCGCTCGGGCGAGCACGATGTGGCCCGCGCCTACGTGCTGTACCGTGAAAAGCGCGCGCAAGAGCGCGCCGCCGCCGCCGAAGTGCTGGAAAAAACCGCGCCGGCCGTCGCCCAGGAAAGCCACCTGAACGTGGTCGACAACGGCGTGCGCCGCCCGCTCGACCTGGCCGCGCTGCGCGCCACCATCGAGGCCGCCGGCGAAGGCCTGAGCGAGTTCATCGACACCGAAGCGATCCTGAAGGAAACGGTCAAGAACCTGTACGACGGCATTCCCGTCGACGAGGTGTTCAAGTCCGCCATCCTGTCGGCGCGCGCGCTGGTTGAAAAAGACCCGGCCTATAGCCAGGTCACCGCGCGCCTGCTGCTGCATACGATCCGCAAGGAAGTGCTGGGCGAAGAAGTGTCGCAGGCCGGCATGGCCACGCGCTACGCCGAGTACTTCCCCACCTTCATCCAGCGCGGCATCGAAGGCGGCCTGCTCGACGCCAAGCTGGCCGAGTACGACCTGGCCCGCGTCGGCGCGGCGCTGGACGCCCGCCGCGACCTGCAGTTCGGCTACCTGGGCCTGCAAACCCTGTACGACCGCTACTTCCTGCACATCCGCGGCACCCGCATCGAACTGCCGCAGGTGTTCTTCATGCGCGTGGCGATGGGCCTGGCCCTGCGCGAGTCCGACCGCGAAGCGCGCGCCATCGAGTTCTACGAGATTCTGTCGTCGTTCGACTTCATGAGCTCCACGCCCACGCTGTTCAACTCGGGCACCCTGCACTCGCAGCTGTCGTCGTGCTACCTGACCACCGTGTCCGACGACCTGGAAGGCATCTACGACGCCATCAAGGAAAACGCGCTGCTGGCCAAGTACGCCGGCGGCCTGGGCAACGACTGGACCCCGGTGCGCGCGCTGCGCAGCCACATCAAGGGCACCAATGGCGAAAGCCAGGGCGTGGTGCCGTTCCTGAAGGTTGTCAACGACACCGCCGTGGCGGTGAACCAGGGCGGCAAGCGTAAGGGCGCGGTGTGCACGTACCTGGAAACGTGGCACCTGGACATCGAAGAATTCCTCGAGCTGCGCAAGAACACCGGCGACGAACGCCGCCGCACGCACGACATGAACACGGCCAACTGGATTCCCGACCTGTTCATGAAGCGCGTCATGGAAAACGGCGAATGGACCCTGTTCTCGCCGTCCGACTGCCCCGACCTGCACGACAAGTACGGCAAGGCCTTCGAGCAGGCCTACCTGGGCTACGAAGCCAAGGTGGCCAGCGGCGAACTCAAGCTGTTCAAGAAAATGCCGGCCATTTCGCTGTGGCGCAAGATGCTGTCGATGCTGTTCGAAACCGGCCACCCCTGGATCACGTTCAAGGACCCGTGCAACATCCGCTCGCCGCAGCAGCACGTGGGCGTGGTGCACAGCTCGAACCTGTGCACCGAGATCACCCTGAACACCAACGATTCTGAAATCGCCGTTTGCAACCTGGGCTCGGTGAACCTGGTCGCGCACATGAAGCCGGCTGCCGCTGGCGGCTTTGAGCTCGATCACGACAAGCTCAAGCGCACGGTCGGCATCGCCATGCGCATGCTCGACAACGTGATCGACATCAACTACTACGCGGTCAAGAAAGCCAAGGACTCGAACGAGCGCCACCGTCCGGTGGGCATGGGCATCATGGGTTTCCAAGACTGCCTGCAAATGATGCGCGTGCCCTACGCCTCGCAAGCCGCCGTCGAATTCGCCGACCGCTCGATGGAAGCCGTGTGCTATCACGCGTACTGGGCATCGAGCGAACTCGCGCAAGAACGCGGCCGCTATCCTTCGTACGAAGGCTCGCTGTGGTCGCGCGGCATCTTGCCGCAAGACACGCTGGCGATGCTGCGCGACGAACGCGGCGGCCATGTTGAAGTCGATGAATCGAGCACGCTCGATTGGAATGCGTTGCGTGCGCGCATCAAAGAACACGGCATGCGCAACTCGAACTGCATCGCAATTGCCCCAACTGCGACAATTTCCAATATCATTGGCGTATCTGCGTGCATCGAACCTACTTTCCAGAACTTGTACGTCAAATCGAATCTCTCCGGCGAGTTCACGGTCGTTAACGATTACCTCGTGCGTGACCTGAAGAAACTCGGTCTCTGGGACGAAGTCATGGTCGCCGACCTCAAGTACTTCGACGGCAGCCTGTCCCGTATCGATCGCGTACCTTCCGAACTTCGCGAACTCTACGCCACCGCGTTCGAAGTCGAACCGCGCTGGCTGGTCGAGTGCGCGTCGCGTCGCCAAAAGTGGATCGACCAGGCCCAATCGCTCAACATCTACATGGCGGGCGCCTCGGGCAAGAAACTCGACGACACCTACAAGCTGGCGTGGCAGCGTGGCCTGAAAACCACCTACTACCTGCGCACGCTGGGCGCCACCAGCGCCGAAAAATCCACGGGCCGCGGCGGCGAACTGAACGCCGTCAGCGCCGGCCAGGCCGCCACGGCGGTTACGGCGGCAGCCCCCAACTTGCCTGAACCCGAAGTCCTCGGGGCGGTTTGCACCATGCGGCCGGGTGATCCCGGCTTCGAAGAGTGCGAAGCCTGCCAGTAA
- a CDS encoding indolepyruvate ferredoxin oxidoreductase family protein — protein MDGTPAAEPALDLDYQLQDNLTRTRGRVFLTGTQALVRVLLAQRRLDRERGLNTAGFVSGYRGSPLGGVDMAMWKARPILDAHQITFVPGINEDMAATAVMGTQQAGVRADRKVDGVFALWYGKGPGVDRAGDALHHGNAAGASRHGGVLVVVGDDHTAVSSSIPHASEASLIGWQMPIVHPASIEEYETFALWGWALSRYSGAWVAFKAISETVESGQAYTPAPPARYDMPADPDLPPEALEYTARDFLSPAVELRMQKRLRAVRAFARRHSIDRLVCAAPHARVGLVTVGKAHLDTLEALARLGIDPWAADTPVRIYKPGLTWPLDAGRLHDFARGLSHILVIEEKGAVVEGQIKDLLYNLPARPGVAGKTGLDGEPLVPSAGQLRPSLLAAPLAAWLARTAGLRSAADPAALACPAPLSNDADGMRRRPYFCSGCPHNSSTKVPEGSQALAGVGCHYMAAWMDRDTGGLTQMGGEGADWIGLSRYIEMPHVFQNMGEGTYYHSGYLAIRQAVAARANITYKILFNDAVAMTGGQPVDGPISVPQICQQLRGENVARIVVTTDEPAKYQGVELPAGVTVHHRRELDALQRELRATPGVTVLIHDQTCAAEKRRRRKKQQFPDPPRRLLINSAVCEGCGDCGVQSNCLSIVPLETPYGRKRAIDQSSCNKDYSCAEGFCPSFVSVLDGTLRKRAAPTPGAPAWRRHLDALPLPPAHAPEQPYRMLVAGMGGTGVITIGAIVSVAAHLQGLSASVLDLTGLAQKGGTVVSHIRLAPPHAPEGPVRLDWQQADAAILCDPVAAVAPDSLGALRRGHTQVVVNTYVAPVSEFTRNPDAALRPEALLAKIRHAAGEARTAALDAHQAALALFGDSILSNMFMLGYAWQRGAVPLSHAALARAIELNGVAVQANRDAFEAGRLAAHQPQALEDALRPAAQVVQLHVPESFERAVARRERDLTAYQNAAYARQYRELVDRVAQRERELAPTARTPRLAMAVARSLFKLMAYKDEYEVARLYTDGSFRQQLREQFEDGYTLRFHMAPPLLARKDPHTGIPRKLALGPAAWPAMRLLARLKGLRGTWLDPFGHSAERRMERQLIQEYRQTVETLLKHLSPANLVQAAGIAALPEQVRGFGHVKVASVTHYRQRLEQMLQHYGPSGSPAVSARKSA, from the coding sequence ATGGACGGAACCCCCGCGGCCGAACCGGCCCTGGACCTGGACTACCAGCTGCAGGACAACCTGACGCGTACACGCGGCCGCGTATTCCTGACCGGCACGCAGGCGCTGGTGCGCGTACTGCTGGCCCAGCGCCGGCTGGACCGCGAACGCGGCCTGAACACCGCCGGTTTTGTGTCGGGCTATCGCGGCTCGCCGCTGGGCGGGGTCGACATGGCCATGTGGAAGGCCCGGCCCATTCTCGATGCGCACCAGATCACCTTCGTGCCCGGCATCAACGAAGACATGGCCGCCACCGCCGTCATGGGCACGCAGCAGGCCGGCGTGCGCGCCGACCGCAAGGTCGATGGCGTGTTCGCCCTGTGGTACGGCAAGGGCCCCGGCGTGGACCGCGCCGGCGACGCCCTGCACCACGGCAACGCGGCCGGCGCCTCGCGCCACGGCGGGGTGCTGGTCGTGGTGGGAGACGACCATACGGCCGTGTCGTCGTCGATTCCGCACGCCAGCGAAGCCTCGTTGATCGGCTGGCAGATGCCGATCGTGCACCCCGCTTCCATCGAGGAATACGAGACCTTTGCGCTGTGGGGCTGGGCGCTGTCGCGCTACAGCGGCGCGTGGGTGGCGTTCAAGGCCATTTCCGAAACGGTGGAAAGCGGCCAGGCATATACGCCGGCGCCGCCCGCCCGCTACGACATGCCGGCCGATCCCGACCTGCCGCCCGAAGCGCTGGAATACACCGCGCGCGACTTTCTTTCGCCGGCGGTGGAACTGCGCATGCAGAAGCGCCTGCGCGCCGTGCGCGCCTTCGCGCGGCGCCATTCAATCGACCGCCTGGTCTGCGCCGCGCCCCACGCGCGCGTGGGCCTGGTGACCGTGGGCAAGGCACACCTGGATACCCTGGAAGCCCTGGCCCGGCTGGGCATCGACCCGTGGGCGGCCGATACGCCGGTGCGCATCTATAAGCCTGGCCTGACCTGGCCGCTGGACGCCGGCCGGCTGCATGACTTCGCGCGCGGCTTGTCGCATATTCTGGTGATCGAAGAAAAAGGCGCGGTGGTAGAGGGCCAGATCAAGGACCTGCTGTACAACTTGCCCGCGCGCCCCGGCGTGGCCGGCAAGACCGGCCTGGATGGCGAGCCCCTGGTGCCATCGGCCGGGCAACTGCGGCCGTCGCTGCTGGCTGCGCCGCTGGCCGCATGGCTGGCGCGCACGGCCGGCCTGCGCAGCGCCGCCGACCCGGCCGCGCTCGCCTGTCCGGCGCCGCTGTCCAACGACGCCGATGGCATGCGCCGGCGCCCCTATTTCTGTTCGGGCTGCCCGCACAATAGCTCGACCAAAGTGCCCGAAGGCAGCCAGGCGCTGGCCGGCGTGGGTTGCCACTACATGGCCGCGTGGATGGACCGCGATACCGGCGGCCTGACCCAGATGGGCGGTGAAGGCGCCGACTGGATCGGCCTGTCGCGCTATATAGAGATGCCGCACGTGTTCCAGAACATGGGCGAAGGCACCTATTATCATTCCGGCTACCTGGCGATCCGCCAGGCGGTGGCGGCGCGCGCCAACATCACCTACAAGATCCTGTTCAACGACGCGGTCGCCATGACCGGCGGCCAGCCGGTGGACGGCCCGATCTCGGTGCCGCAGATTTGCCAGCAACTGCGCGGCGAAAACGTGGCGCGCATCGTGGTCACCACCGACGAACCCGCCAAATACCAGGGGGTGGAGCTGCCGGCCGGCGTCACCGTGCACCATCGGCGCGAACTCGACGCCCTGCAGCGCGAATTGCGCGCCACGCCCGGCGTCACCGTGCTGATCCACGACCAGACCTGCGCGGCCGAGAAGCGGCGGCGGCGCAAGAAGCAGCAGTTTCCCGACCCGCCGCGCCGCCTGCTGATCAATAGCGCCGTGTGCGAAGGTTGCGGCGATTGCGGCGTGCAGTCGAACTGCCTGTCTATCGTGCCGCTGGAAACCCCTTATGGCCGCAAGCGCGCCATCGACCAGTCGAGCTGCAATAAAGACTATTCCTGCGCCGAAGGCTTCTGCCCCAGCTTCGTGTCGGTGCTGGACGGCACGCTGCGCAAGCGGGCCGCCCCGACGCCCGGCGCGCCGGCCTGGCGGCGGCACCTGGACGCGCTGCCCCTGCCGCCCGCCCACGCGCCCGAGCAACCCTACCGCATGCTGGTGGCGGGCATGGGCGGCACCGGCGTCATTACTATAGGCGCGATCGTGTCAGTGGCCGCGCACCTGCAGGGCCTGTCTGCCTCGGTGCTGGACCTGACCGGCCTGGCCCAGAAAGGCGGCACGGTCGTCAGCCACATCCGGCTGGCCCCGCCCCACGCCCCCGAAGGCCCGGTGCGGCTCGACTGGCAACAGGCCGACGCCGCGATCCTGTGCGACCCGGTGGCCGCGGTAGCGCCCGATTCGCTGGGCGCGCTGCGCCGCGGGCACACGCAGGTGGTGGTCAACACTTACGTGGCGCCGGTATCGGAATTCACCCGAAACCCCGATGCGGCGCTGCGGCCCGAAGCGCTGCTGGCCAAGATCCGCCATGCCGCGGGCGAGGCCCGCACGGCCGCGCTCGACGCGCACCAGGCCGCGCTGGCGCTGTTCGGCGACAGCATTCTGTCGAACATGTTCATGCTGGGCTACGCCTGGCAGCGCGGCGCGGTGCCGCTGTCGCACGCCGCGCTGGCGCGCGCCATCGAGCTCAACGGCGTGGCCGTGCAGGCCAACCGGGACGCCTTCGAGGCCGGCCGCCTGGCGGCGCACCAGCCACAGGCGCTCGAAGACGCGCTGCGCCCGGCGGCGCAGGTGGTGCAGCTGCACGTGCCCGAATCGTTCGAGCGCGCCGTGGCGCGCCGCGAGCGCGACCTGACCGCCTACCAGAACGCCGCGTACGCCCGCCAGTACCGGGAACTGGTCGACCGGGTGGCGCAGCGCGAGCGCGAGCTGGCGCCCACGGCGCGCACGCCGCGGCTGGCCATGGCGGTGGCCCGCAGCCTGTTCAAGCTGATGGCCTATAAAGACGAATACGAAGTCGCGCGGCTGTATACCGACGGCAGCTTCCGGCAGCAACTGCGCGAGCAGTTCGAAGACGGCTACACCCTGCGCTTTCATATGGCGCCGCCGCTGCTGGCGCGCAAGGACCCGCACACCGGCATTCCCCGCAAGCTTGCGCTGGGGCCGGCCGCCTGGCCGGCCATGCGGCTCCTGGCGCGTCTGAAGGGCCTGCGCGGCACCTGGCTGGACCCGTTCGGCCACAGCGCCGAACGGCGCATGGAGCGCCAGCTGATCCAGGAGTACCGCCAGACGGTAGAGACTCTGCTGAAGCACCTGTCGCCGGCCAACCTGGTCCAGGCGGCGGGTATCGCGGCGTTGCCCGAGCAGGTGCGGGGCTTTGGGCACGTCAAGGTGGCTAGCGTGACACACTACCGGCAGCGCCTGGAGCAGATGTTGCAACACTATGGTCCATCGGGCTCTCCGGCGGTTTCCGCGCGCAAAAGCGCATGA
- a CDS encoding Lrp/AsnC family transcriptional regulator produces the protein MDKTDIGILRALQEDGRASAQQLSEQVGLSAAPVWRRVKALESAGVILGYSAQVDRAKVGLQGCMFAQISLERHSASTVETFERSVRDAPEILECYAVTGDSDFLLKILVESPEAYDRFLHRFLFNLPGIRQTRTIVALREIKHEVRLPLSAA, from the coding sequence ATGGACAAGACCGACATCGGCATTCTGCGCGCCCTGCAGGAAGACGGCCGGGCTTCGGCCCAGCAGTTATCCGAGCAGGTGGGCCTGTCGGCCGCGCCGGTGTGGCGCCGCGTCAAGGCGCTGGAATCGGCCGGGGTCATCCTGGGCTATAGCGCGCAGGTGGATCGCGCCAAGGTCGGGTTGCAGGGCTGCATGTTCGCGCAGATCAGTCTCGAGCGGCATTCGGCCAGCACGGTCGAAACCTTCGAGCGCTCGGTGCGCGATGCGCCCGAGATCCTCGAATGCTATGCGGTCACGGGCGATTCCGACTTCCTGCTGAAGATTCTGGTGGAAAGCCCGGAGGCTTACGACCGCTTTCTGCACCGGTTCCTGTTCAACCTGCCGGGCATCCGGCAGACGCGCACCATCGTGGCGCTGCGTGAGATCAAGCATGAGGTGCGCTTGCCGCTCAGCGCGGCTTGA
- a CDS encoding MFS transporter, whose product MPTPTGSSQNRAIALLALAAFVSASAFRICDPMLPRLAADFGTSTGQAAATVTAFAVAYGLLQMFFGPVGDRYGKYRVVAVATFACAIGSMGAVLAPSLDVLVVCRALSGAAGAGIVPLSMAWIGDNVPYEQRQATLARFLTGTILGMAAGQLAGGWFADTVGWRWAFGALVAGYLIVGLLLWREVAQQAAASAARPAPGPRQGFAAQVRVVLGVPWARVVLATVFVEGLLVFGALAFAPAYLHARFGLSLTAAGAVVAVYALGGLLYTLVAGPVLRRLGERGLAAAGGLVLCSAFLIYLLGPAWGWGLAASMLAGFGYYLLHATLQTHATQMVPNARGTAVAWFASCLFLGQAVGVALAGLVVDAAGAAALFGVAAVLLPLLGGSFAWALRRRLAAH is encoded by the coding sequence ATGCCGACGCCGACAGGCAGTTCACAGAATCGTGCCATTGCGCTGCTGGCGCTGGCCGCTTTCGTCAGCGCCAGCGCGTTCCGCATCTGCGATCCCATGCTGCCCCGGCTGGCCGCCGATTTCGGCACTTCCACCGGCCAGGCCGCGGCCACGGTGACCGCCTTCGCGGTGGCATACGGGCTGCTGCAGATGTTCTTCGGGCCGGTGGGCGACCGCTACGGCAAGTACCGCGTGGTGGCCGTGGCCACTTTTGCCTGCGCGATCGGCAGCATGGGCGCGGTGCTGGCGCCGTCGCTCGACGTGCTGGTGGTGTGCCGCGCGCTGTCCGGCGCGGCGGGCGCCGGCATCGTGCCACTGTCGATGGCCTGGATCGGCGACAACGTGCCTTACGAGCAGCGTCAGGCCACGTTGGCGCGGTTTCTTACCGGCACCATCCTGGGCATGGCGGCCGGCCAGCTGGCTGGCGGCTGGTTCGCCGACACGGTCGGCTGGCGCTGGGCATTCGGCGCCCTGGTGGCCGGCTACCTGATCGTGGGGCTGCTGCTGTGGCGTGAAGTCGCTCAGCAGGCCGCCGCGTCGGCGGCCCGTCCCGCGCCCGGCCCGCGCCAGGGCTTCGCGGCCCAGGTACGCGTGGTGCTGGGTGTGCCCTGGGCCCGTGTGGTGCTGGCAACCGTGTTCGTCGAGGGCCTGCTGGTGTTCGGCGCGCTGGCGTTCGCGCCGGCCTATCTGCATGCGCGCTTCGGGCTGTCGCTGACGGCGGCCGGCGCGGTGGTGGCGGTGTATGCCCTGGGCGGCCTGCTGTACACGCTGGTGGCCGGGCCGGTGCTGCGCCGCCTGGGCGAGCGCGGCCTGGCCGCCGCCGGCGGGCTGGTGCTGTGCAGCGCCTTCCTGATTTACTTGCTGGGTCCGGCCTGGGGCTGGGGCCTGGCGGCCAGCATGCTGGCCGGGTTCGGCTACTACCTGCTGCACGCCACGTTGCAGACCCACGCCACGCAGATGGTGCCCAACGCGCGCGGCACGGCGGTGGCCTGGTTCGCCTCGTGCCTGTTCCTGGGGCAGGCCGTGGGCGTGGCGCTGGCGGGGCTGGTGGTGGATGCGGCCGGCGCCGCCGCGCTGTTCGGCGTGGCGGCGGTGCTGCTGCCCCTGCTGGGCGGCAGCTTCGCCTGGGCCCTGCGCCGCCGCCTGGCAGCGCACTAA
- the gltX gene encoding glutamate--tRNA ligase, whose amino-acid sequence MTSTPATIRTRFAPSPTGFLHLGGARTALFSWAFARHHQGVFVLRIEDTDLERSTPEAVQAILDSMDWLGMQPDEGPFYQMQRMDRYREVIAQMLQAGTAYHCYSSPEEVEAMREAARARGLKPRYDGTWRPEPGKTLPPVPAGRKPVVRFKNPQDGATGWNDMVKGPISFDNTELDDLIIARPDGTPTYNFCVVVDDWDMGITHVLRGDDHVNNTPRQINILRALGATLPEYGHVPMILGPDGEKLSKRHGAVNVMEYDAQGYLPEAMVNYLARLGWSHGDDELFTREQLVQWFDTRHLSKSASQWDPKKLNWVNAHYIKQMDNAELAARVAPRIERRGGNPAAVDLAAAMGLLKDRAETLEQLAESALLFCKPYQPAPAELAEQHLTPAAREALADFAQRAQGADWTREAIAALIKAVLADRGLKMPQLAIPLRVAVVGQTQTPAVDAVLALVGKDAVLQRLAAL is encoded by the coding sequence ATGACCTCTACACCTGCCACCATCCGTACCCGCTTCGCGCCCTCGCCCACCGGCTTCCTGCACCTGGGCGGCGCGCGCACCGCGCTGTTTTCCTGGGCGTTCGCGCGCCACCACCAGGGCGTGTTCGTGTTGCGCATTGAAGATACCGACCTCGAACGCTCGACCCCCGAAGCGGTGCAGGCCATTCTGGACAGCATGGACTGGCTGGGCATGCAGCCCGACGAAGGGCCGTTCTATCAAATGCAGCGCATGGACCGCTACCGCGAGGTCATTGCCCAGATGCTGCAGGCGGGCACCGCCTACCATTGCTACAGCTCGCCCGAAGAAGTCGAGGCGATGCGCGAAGCCGCCCGCGCCAGGGGTCTGAAGCCGCGCTACGACGGCACCTGGCGTCCCGAGCCTGGCAAAACGCTGCCGCCCGTGCCAGCTGGCCGCAAGCCGGTCGTGCGCTTCAAGAATCCGCAAGACGGCGCCACGGGCTGGAACGACATGGTCAAGGGCCCCATCAGCTTCGACAACACCGAGCTCGACGACCTGATCATCGCCCGGCCCGACGGCACCCCCACCTACAATTTCTGCGTGGTGGTCGACGACTGGGACATGGGCATTACCCACGTGCTGCGCGGCGACGACCACGTCAATAACACGCCGCGCCAGATCAACATTCTGCGTGCGCTGGGCGCCACCCTGCCCGAATACGGCCATGTGCCGATGATCCTGGGACCTGACGGCGAAAAGCTGTCCAAGCGCCACGGCGCGGTCAACGTCATGGAATACGACGCGCAGGGGTATCTGCCTGAAGCCATGGTCAATTACCTGGCGCGGCTGGGCTGGAGCCACGGCGACGACGAGCTGTTCACGCGCGAGCAGCTGGTGCAGTGGTTCGACACCCGCCACCTGTCCAAGTCGGCCTCGCAATGGGACCCCAAGAAGCTGAACTGGGTCAACGCGCACTACATCAAGCAGATGGATAACGCCGAACTGGCCGCCCGCGTGGCGCCGCGCATCGAGCGGCGCGGCGGCAACCCGGCGGCGGTCGACCTGGCCGCGGCCATGGGCCTGCTGAAAGACCGCGCCGAAACCCTGGAACAGCTGGCGGAATCGGCGTTGCTGTTCTGCAAGCCGTACCAGCCGGCGCCCGCCGAACTGGCCGAACAGCACCTGACCCCCGCCGCGCGCGAGGCGCTGGCCGATTTTGCGCAGCGCGCCCAGGGCGCCGACTGGACCCGCGAAGCGATTGCCGCACTGATCAAGGCGGTGCTGGCCGACCGCGGCCTGAAAATGCCGCAATTGGCCATCCCGCTGCGGGTGGCCGTGGTGGGCCAGACGCAGACGCCGGCCGTGGACGCCGTACTGGCCCTGGTAGGCAAAGACGCCGTGCTGCAGCGCCTGGCCGCGCTTTAA